In one window of Bdellovibrio bacteriovorus W DNA:
- a CDS encoding RagB (two-component sensor histidine kinase) (COG0642 Signal transduction histidine kinase), with the protein MSLRPLKPSILRVSTKLTLAYSLVLILSSTIIFSFLYFQISQSLHEQEKTMLSAKAEEYKNRIEMLGKKDFLEFFSFVPNYDRDANLLVILWNLDQSPEILHEPFPNFKIDIELLRDSLIDNLQTTNHLSVDEIIGPYKVFVVVKTLSSGEYVIVAKSTENLQGQLNNFQNLFWWLLLPVAIIGFLGGLFLSSRTLTPVRELIVSMRKIESGSLSTRVPVGSSNDELEELKVLCNRMLDKIENLVNSLRDAFDHLAHDIRTPVTRLRGRAELALSQDSDIETYKEALQSCYENSDRILSFLQVLTDITEAENRSRRLKLEKKYISQLVEEIMNLYEIAFEEKEIEVIKKLDSNDWALVDARLISRVIANLLDNAHKYTPQGGKVTIETINHPVKVVLRVTDSGPGISADEQQMIWQKLYRIDKSRSEYGMGLGLAFVKAVVEAHDGSVLVKSPVSDGHGTTFEITLQKMS; encoded by the coding sequence ATGTCCTTAAGGCCTCTTAAGCCTTCCATCCTAAGAGTCAGTACCAAGCTTACCCTCGCGTATTCCTTGGTGCTGATTCTCAGCTCTACAATCATCTTTAGCTTTCTCTATTTCCAAATCAGTCAATCTTTGCACGAGCAAGAAAAAACGATGCTTTCGGCAAAGGCCGAAGAGTATAAAAACCGCATCGAAATGTTGGGTAAGAAAGACTTCTTAGAGTTTTTTTCTTTTGTTCCTAATTACGATCGAGACGCCAACCTTTTGGTGATTCTGTGGAACTTAGATCAGTCTCCAGAGATTTTGCACGAGCCTTTTCCGAATTTTAAAATCGATATCGAGCTATTGCGTGATTCATTGATCGACAATTTACAGACAACCAATCATTTGTCGGTGGATGAGATCATCGGCCCCTACAAGGTTTTTGTCGTTGTTAAGACGTTAAGCTCAGGCGAATACGTTATTGTTGCTAAATCCACAGAGAATCTCCAGGGACAGCTTAATAACTTTCAGAATCTTTTCTGGTGGCTCTTGCTACCAGTTGCGATTATCGGATTTTTAGGGGGACTTTTCTTATCGTCAAGAACCCTGACTCCAGTACGAGAGTTGATCGTGTCTATGCGTAAGATTGAAAGTGGATCTCTGTCGACGAGAGTGCCTGTCGGTAGCAGCAATGATGAGTTGGAAGAATTGAAAGTTCTCTGCAACCGAATGCTAGATAAGATTGAAAATCTAGTGAATTCATTGAGGGATGCTTTTGATCACTTAGCACATGATATTCGCACACCGGTGACTCGCCTTAGAGGGCGAGCAGAATTGGCTCTTTCTCAAGATAGTGATATTGAGACTTATAAAGAGGCCCTACAAAGCTGCTATGAAAATTCGGACCGAATTTTAAGCTTCCTTCAGGTATTAACAGATATCACAGAGGCGGAAAACCGCAGTCGTCGTTTGAAGCTCGAGAAGAAGTACATATCTCAGCTTGTGGAAGAGATTATGAACCTCTATGAAATCGCTTTTGAAGAAAAAGAAATTGAGGTTATTAAAAAACTTGATTCCAATGATTGGGCTCTTGTGGATGCGCGTTTGATCAGTCGCGTGATTGCAAATCTTTTGGATAATGCCCACAAGTACACTCCGCAAGGAGGAAAAGTCACAATTGAGACGATCAATCATCCGGTTAAGGTTGTCTTACGTGTCACTGACAGCGGTCCGGGGATTTCTGCCGACGAGCAGCAGATGATTTGGCAAAAACTCTATCGCATTGATAAGAGTCGTTCCGAGTATGGAATGGGGTTGGGGCTCGCCTTTGTGAAGGCTGTTGTTGAAGCCCATGACGGCAGTGTGCTCGTCAAAAGTCCTGTGAGTGACGGGCATGGGACGACTTTTGAAATCACCCTTCAGAAAATGTCATAA
- a CDS encoding two component response regulator (COG0745 Response regulators consisting of a CheY-like receiver domain and a winged-helix DNA-binding domain) produces the protein MRCLVVEDDNEIATIVKQGLGELEGEVEVESNGRRAFERALTNHYDIIVLDLMLPEMDGYTFAKSLREKEVNTPILILSALRELDDRLKGLSMGGDDYLTKPFAMAELQIRVKNLLKRAQKASEVTSLVFQDLKLNRLNRDVVRAGRKLDLQEREFILLDLFMSNPNKIIGKQTILKEVWNYDFDPQTNVVDVLVCRLRNKLEKDFPTRLIYTVRGVGYVLKAS, from the coding sequence ATGAGATGCTTAGTTGTTGAAGACGATAACGAAATTGCAACAATTGTTAAACAAGGCCTAGGGGAGCTAGAGGGCGAAGTGGAAGTAGAATCCAATGGTCGCCGCGCTTTCGAAAGAGCGCTGACAAATCATTACGACATCATAGTTTTAGACCTTATGCTTCCAGAGATGGACGGTTACACGTTTGCAAAGTCTTTGCGTGAGAAAGAAGTCAATACGCCTATTCTAATTCTGAGCGCATTGCGCGAGCTTGATGACCGTCTAAAGGGTTTGAGCATGGGTGGCGATGATTATTTGACGAAACCCTTTGCGATGGCAGAACTGCAAATCCGTGTGAAGAATCTTTTGAAGCGTGCTCAAAAGGCTTCGGAAGTAACTTCTTTGGTTTTTCAGGACCTTAAACTGAATCGCCTGAACCGCGATGTGGTAAGAGCGGGCAGAAAGTTAGATCTTCAAGAAAGAGAGTTCATTCTTTTAGATCTATTCATGAGCAATCCAAATAAAATCATTGGTAAGCAGACTATACTGAAAGAAGTTTGGAATTATGATTTTGATCCCCAAACAAATGTGGTAGACGTATTAGTATGCCGACTCAGAAACAAATTAGAAAAAGACTTTCCGACTCGACTGATCTACACGGTCAGAGGAGTGGGTTATGTCCTTAAGGCCTCTTAA
- a CDS encoding hypothetical protein (COG1749 Flagellar hook protein FlgE), translating to MGILSSLYTGVSGMTAQGEALGVIGDNIANANTTGFKASRAEFQDIISKNLKGILGGNQIGRGVKIGAVNPILTQGNVDATDKVTDLAISGDGYFKVKGSDGESYTRDGSFHFDREGYLVTNDNQKVQGFATDEKGNIVNKMTDIKFPRALIPAKATKELKFDLNLDSRMEPTKKFDAKDPYSTSHYSTGVEMYDSQGNKHLVSFFFNKTADREWEYRGMVDGKEVTGGTEGALSQVVGGKLKFTVDGKLDSQEQTTSNFNFKGGALQNQQVKINFGDAIKDGGKGLDGTKQYGKNSDLISWNQDGAAAGTITGLSFNDDGILTAVYSNGQAADLAQIALAKFENPEALFKVGNNRLKESRDSGAASLGGPGAAGRGKLFAKSLERSTVDLATEFVNMIQNQRGFQANAKTITTTDELLSEVIQLKR from the coding sequence ATGGGTATTCTTTCATCTCTTTATACTGGTGTATCTGGTATGACTGCTCAAGGTGAGGCTTTGGGTGTTATCGGTGATAACATTGCCAATGCGAACACTACGGGCTTTAAAGCAAGTCGCGCTGAGTTCCAAGACATTATCTCTAAAAACTTAAAAGGTATCCTTGGTGGTAACCAAATCGGACGCGGTGTAAAGATCGGTGCTGTAAACCCAATTCTTACTCAGGGTAACGTGGATGCGACCGACAAGGTGACTGACCTTGCGATCTCTGGTGACGGTTACTTCAAAGTAAAAGGTTCTGATGGTGAATCTTATACTCGTGATGGTTCATTCCACTTTGACCGCGAAGGTTACCTAGTAACTAACGACAACCAAAAAGTTCAAGGTTTCGCAACAGACGAAAAAGGTAACATCGTTAACAAGATGACGGATATCAAGTTCCCACGCGCGCTGATCCCAGCAAAAGCGACTAAAGAACTTAAATTCGACCTGAACCTTGATTCTCGTATGGAGCCAACTAAAAAGTTTGATGCCAAAGATCCATACTCTACTTCTCACTACTCTACAGGTGTTGAGATGTACGACTCTCAAGGTAATAAGCATCTAGTAAGCTTCTTCTTCAACAAGACTGCTGACCGTGAGTGGGAATACAGAGGTATGGTTGATGGTAAAGAAGTAACTGGTGGAACTGAGGGAGCTCTTTCTCAAGTTGTTGGTGGTAAACTGAAATTTACCGTTGATGGTAAACTTGATAGCCAGGAGCAAACAACGTCAAATTTCAACTTCAAAGGTGGAGCTTTGCAAAACCAACAAGTTAAAATTAACTTCGGTGATGCAATTAAAGACGGTGGTAAAGGTTTGGACGGTACGAAACAGTACGGTAAAAACTCTGACCTTATCTCTTGGAACCAAGACGGTGCGGCTGCTGGAACTATTACAGGCCTTTCATTCAACGATGACGGTATTCTTACAGCAGTTTACTCAAATGGCCAGGCGGCGGATCTAGCGCAGATTGCATTGGCAAAATTTGAGAACCCAGAAGCTCTATTCAAAGTTGGTAACAATAGACTTAAAGAATCTAGAGATTCAGGTGCTGCTTCTTTAGGTGGCCCAGGTGCTGCGGGCAGAGGCAAACTTTTTGCGAAATCTCTTGAGAGATCAACAGTAGATCTAGCAACTGAGTTCGTAAACATGATCCAAAACCAACGTGGTTTCCAAGCCAATGCGAAGACAATCACAACAACAGATGAACTTTTAAGCGAAGTGATTCAGTTGAAGCGCTAA
- a CDS encoding hypothetical protein (COG0458 Carbamoylphosphate synthase large subunit (split gene in MJ)), whose translation MVDLKKIQTLEQLVPRQPAKAITPDLGSGPSFKETLSNAGVGSTPVVAKANPGLAKAAEGVKFSNHAIERMNTRGISYSPEDITKLQDAISRAAAKGSKDSLVLMNDSALIVSVKNNTVVTVMDKNALKENVFTNIDSTVVI comes from the coding sequence ATGGTGGATTTAAAGAAGATACAAACTCTGGAACAGCTTGTTCCGAGACAACCAGCAAAGGCGATAACGCCGGATCTGGGATCGGGACCCTCCTTTAAGGAGACGCTTTCAAACGCAGGTGTGGGAAGCACACCAGTTGTAGCAAAAGCGAATCCAGGTCTTGCCAAGGCCGCTGAGGGAGTGAAGTTTTCGAATCACGCAATTGAGCGTATGAATACCCGAGGGATTAGTTATAGCCCTGAGGATATTACAAAGCTTCAAGATGCGATTTCGAGAGCGGCGGCGAAGGGCTCGAAGGATTCATTAGTGTTAATGAATGATTCTGCTCTGATCGTCAGTGTGAAGAATAACACTGTAGTTACAGTGATGGACAAGAATGCATTGAAAGAAAATGTGTTCACGAACATCGACTCGACAGTAGTTATTTAG
- a CDS encoding basal-body rod modification protein flgD (COG1843 Flagellar hook capping protein), with protein MTVMSTKLGVNAFGATQTKAENMGASNISATEKDKLGGENIGEVLNKLVDANWIDPAKKPRTTGNAELDKDAFFKLVLTQMKNQDPTNPMKSHEMAAQLANFSSLEQMQNMNKTLEELKNAQKPTENFQALNLIGKAVAGDSSQVVRGVNDRDHDFKFALPMDASEVTIKVRDPEGNIARTYNLKNLKQGENKISWNGEDDRGMKSPPGEYQFIAEAKTADGKKLSIKTDFDGMITGVSYSPAGPVLHVGNQSIRFSDVRKITDPRLMSNDQNVKDVTNLDLKKDDATGQTVKEASAELQNSSPSPAPVAKSNILSSVGLSREMMEKIAKETSN; from the coding sequence ATGACGGTGATGTCAACAAAGCTTGGAGTCAATGCGTTCGGTGCCACTCAAACGAAAGCCGAAAACATGGGAGCCTCAAACATCAGTGCAACCGAAAAGGATAAACTTGGCGGTGAGAACATTGGTGAGGTTCTAAATAAGCTTGTCGATGCTAACTGGATTGATCCTGCAAAGAAGCCGCGCACAACTGGGAATGCTGAGTTGGACAAGGATGCGTTTTTCAAACTTGTGTTAACACAAATGAAAAATCAAGATCCGACAAATCCAATGAAGAGTCATGAGATGGCAGCGCAGCTTGCGAATTTCTCATCACTTGAGCAAATGCAAAACATGAACAAGACACTCGAAGAGTTGAAGAATGCACAGAAGCCAACTGAGAACTTTCAAGCACTAAACTTGATTGGTAAAGCAGTAGCAGGTGACTCTTCTCAAGTTGTTCGCGGTGTGAACGATAGAGATCATGATTTTAAATTTGCGCTTCCTATGGACGCGAGTGAAGTAACGATTAAAGTTCGCGACCCAGAGGGGAATATCGCAAGAACTTATAACTTGAAAAATTTAAAACAAGGCGAAAATAAAATTTCTTGGAATGGTGAAGACGACAGAGGAATGAAATCTCCTCCGGGAGAATACCAATTCATCGCAGAAGCAAAGACTGCAGATGGTAAGAAGTTAAGTATCAAAACAGACTTCGATGGTATGATCACGGGTGTGAGTTATTCTCCGGCGGGACCTGTTCTACACGTTGGAAATCAGTCGATTCGATTCTCAGACGTTCGTAAGATTACAGACCCTCGTCTTATGAGTAACGACCAGAATGTTAAGGACGTTACGAACCTAGACTTGAAAAAGGATGATGCCACAGGACAAACTGTAAAAGAAGCAAGTGCGGAGTTACAAAACTCTTCTCCATCACCTGCTCCTGTAGCAAAATCTAATATCCTCAGCTCAGTGGGACTTTCTCGAGAGATGATGGAAAAGATCGCTAAGGAGACAAGTAACTAA
- a CDS encoding flagellar hook-length control protein (COG3144 Flagellar hook-length control protein) translates to MSSPEKNMANKDIKSSESEVSFDQALKDRVNIKSEPKKSTASGQKSAKAESGSEERAQVEKPLTGKVNKRASTGREKAIEDFMDSFESEFKISPTRIVEAMAQLSDVELLQEPEITAEAVIDQLHLSEDESAKAQAMYSSLLVRLQDPSLNQAPEVLEVPKVIDAPVNTLSQRMGISESQALERALQAQDRLAVRGSAVDQLNQKFWKKGSEEKPMMDEAMTPPMAMKPSVLSEKTLSLDDLPPHIRGQMQEASLSPEMMGRILKSIESSQERTPSLGLDDSFTSMIEAPEAFEPKLASDRDLEMNSYEGAEENDLFAQLANENSANFQSEGEGSSEGQAESHSHADKKIQFKTRHQREDVSVLGNHLHEGFELTNPTAPVSAATATPLTQAEKAEAVQKLMNQAQILATKGGGEMKVQLNAEGLGAVQLKVAMQDGKLQLHMAAESSEAKSLIESSLAELKTSLAAQKLSVENVKIDVVNATTATDAGMQNQAQFNDQQQRDQTRQFWNRFNESFGSQGRKESFTEMTGVRGYGRQERDPLQPINSSQPARKVEGKGKGLNLVA, encoded by the coding sequence ATGTCTTCGCCAGAAAAAAACATGGCGAACAAAGATATCAAGAGCTCTGAGTCGGAAGTTTCTTTCGACCAAGCACTGAAGGATCGGGTGAATATAAAATCCGAACCGAAGAAATCCACAGCCAGTGGACAAAAAAGTGCAAAGGCAGAAAGTGGCTCCGAGGAAAGAGCGCAAGTCGAAAAGCCTTTAACTGGCAAAGTTAATAAGCGGGCTTCGACAGGACGAGAAAAGGCAATTGAAGATTTCATGGACTCATTCGAGAGTGAATTCAAAATATCCCCCACACGAATTGTGGAGGCGATGGCCCAACTCAGCGATGTCGAGCTTTTACAAGAACCAGAAATAACTGCGGAAGCAGTGATTGATCAATTGCATTTGAGCGAAGATGAAAGTGCGAAGGCGCAAGCTATGTACTCTTCTCTCTTAGTTCGATTGCAAGATCCTTCTTTGAATCAAGCACCTGAAGTGCTTGAAGTGCCAAAAGTAATTGATGCGCCTGTAAACACTCTTTCGCAAAGAATGGGAATTTCCGAGTCCCAAGCTTTGGAAAGAGCTTTACAGGCGCAAGATAGACTTGCGGTAAGAGGAAGTGCAGTCGATCAACTCAATCAGAAGTTTTGGAAAAAAGGTTCTGAAGAAAAGCCAATGATGGATGAAGCAATGACTCCGCCAATGGCAATGAAACCTTCTGTGCTTTCAGAGAAGACACTTTCTCTGGATGATTTGCCTCCGCACATCCGTGGGCAGATGCAAGAGGCTTCACTCTCTCCAGAAATGATGGGGCGCATTCTTAAGAGCATTGAAAGCTCTCAAGAAAGAACTCCTTCTTTGGGGTTGGATGATTCCTTTACTTCCATGATCGAGGCTCCAGAGGCTTTCGAGCCAAAATTAGCTTCGGATAGAGATCTTGAAATGAACTCCTACGAGGGGGCTGAGGAGAATGACTTATTTGCTCAGTTAGCAAATGAAAACTCTGCCAACTTCCAAAGTGAGGGAGAAGGCTCTTCAGAAGGGCAAGCGGAATCTCATTCCCATGCAGATAAAAAGATCCAGTTCAAAACACGTCATCAACGTGAGGACGTGAGTGTGCTGGGAAATCATCTCCATGAGGGCTTTGAGCTTACAAACCCTACAGCTCCCGTGTCTGCAGCGACGGCAACACCGTTGACACAGGCTGAGAAGGCCGAGGCCGTGCAGAAGTTAATGAACCAGGCGCAGATCCTAGCAACCAAGGGTGGCGGGGAAATGAAGGTTCAGTTGAACGCGGAGGGCTTAGGGGCTGTGCAGTTGAAAGTGGCAATGCAGGATGGAAAACTTCAGTTGCACATGGCGGCAGAAAGTTCAGAGGCAAAATCTCTGATCGAGTCTAGTCTAGCTGAACTGAAAACCAGTCTTGCTGCTCAGAAGCTGTCCGTAGAGAATGTAAAGATAGACGTTGTGAATGCGACAACGGCAACAGATGCGGGAATGCAAAATCAAGCTCAGTTCAACGACCAACAACAGCGTGATCAAACACGTCAATTTTGGAATCGTTTTAACGAGAGCTTTGGTTCGCAAGGTCGCAAAGAATCTTTCACTGAAATGACAGGTGTTCGCGGATACGGTCGTCAGGAAAGAGATCCTCTTCAGCCTATCAACTCTTCGCAGCCAGCGAGAAAAGTTGAAGGCAAGGGGAAGGGGCTAAACTTAGTAGCGTAA